The window GCCGAATTTGCTCCAGGCATGGCGAGGGTCGGAATCGAACGAGGAACCTTTACCGTTCCGATTGCAACTCACTCAAATTCAAGCACTAGGATACATTGATTTTACGAGGGTTCAAGCACTTTTCGCGATCGTTCGTCCACCGCCTCGCCATTGCTCGCCTATTGCCCTCCCAGCGCTCGCCAGGTGAAGATTTAGGTGAAGAATTGGGCGAAGCATATCTCCATCGTAAATCGCGCAATAGGCAATGTTGCCTGGAGTTACTTTCTTGCCCCGAGCCTAAATTGGGCAGTTGGTCGGTGGGGTGGTTGTGGTGGGTCAGTGACGTCCGTCCTGCAAGCATATCCGACCTCAGGTCCGTGGCCTTGGACGTACGAATTAGGAATTCGCCATGCACAGCCGCGGATGGCTCCTACGGATCGTGCGGAACGTATTTTACGATTGGCTAAAACAGAACCGCGGCGAGGAAACCAGCGAACCGTTCGACGAAGAAGTGCATGGTGTCATGGATGAAACTCGAGGGCCCGACGGGCGGCTGCTGCTGGAGAAGGCGGACCATGAGCTGCTGCACAAAGCCATTGCCAGCCTGCCGCTGGAGTTTCGAGAAGTCCTCGTACTCCG is drawn from Verrucomicrobiia bacterium and contains these coding sequences:
- a CDS encoding sigma-70 family RNA polymerase sigma factor; its protein translation is MHSRGWLLRIVRNVFYDWLKQNRGEETSEPFDEEVHGVMDETRGPDGRLLLEKADHELLHKAIASLPLEFREVLVLRELEGFSYNEISQLANIPLGTVMSRLARARERLRTQLIGFIQEEGK